In Rahnella sikkimica, the following are encoded in one genomic region:
- the ugpB gene encoding sn-glycerol-3-phosphate ABC transporter substrate-binding protein UgpB produces the protein MFINLKKTVIGTALTLAFSANAFAVTEIPFWHSMDGELGKEVNSLADRFNQTHPDVKIVPVYKGKYDESLAAGIAAYRTGNAPAILQVYEVGTATMMASKAIKPVYEVFSDAGIKEDVSQFVPTVSGYYSDSKGRLLSQPFNSSTPVLYYNKDAFKKAGLNPDQPPKTWQDMAVYTEKLREAGMKCGYASGWQGWIQIENFSAWHSLPIATKNNGFDGADAVLEFNKPEQIKHIQMLEDMNKKGDFTYFGRKDESTAKFYNGDCAMTTASSGSLADIRQYSKFNYGVGMMPYDADVKGAPQNAIIGGASLWVMNGKDKDTYKGVAEFLQFLTTPEIAAEWHQKTGYLPVTTAAYELTKKEGFYEKNPGSDVATRQMLNKPPLPFTKGLRLGNMPQIRTIVDEELESVWSGKKTAKEALDTAVQRGNLLLRRFEASTK, from the coding sequence ATGTTCATCAATCTCAAAAAAACGGTCATCGGCACCGCGCTGACGCTGGCTTTTAGCGCCAACGCTTTTGCTGTAACAGAAATTCCTTTCTGGCATTCCATGGACGGCGAATTAGGCAAAGAAGTGAACTCGCTGGCCGACCGTTTTAACCAGACGCACCCTGATGTCAAAATCGTGCCTGTCTACAAAGGTAAATACGACGAAAGCCTGGCGGCCGGTATTGCGGCATACCGCACCGGTAATGCGCCCGCCATCCTGCAGGTTTACGAAGTGGGCACCGCGACCATGATGGCGAGCAAAGCCATCAAACCGGTCTACGAAGTGTTCAGCGATGCCGGCATTAAAGAAGACGTTTCCCAGTTTGTGCCGACCGTCTCCGGCTACTACTCCGATTCCAAAGGCCGCCTGTTATCGCAGCCTTTCAACAGCTCCACGCCGGTGCTGTATTACAACAAAGACGCCTTTAAGAAAGCCGGTCTGAACCCGGATCAGCCGCCAAAAACCTGGCAGGACATGGCGGTTTACACCGAGAAACTGCGCGAAGCGGGCATGAAATGTGGCTACGCCAGCGGCTGGCAGGGTTGGATTCAGATTGAAAACTTCAGCGCCTGGCACAGCCTGCCGATCGCGACCAAAAATAACGGTTTCGATGGCGCTGATGCGGTTCTGGAATTCAACAAACCCGAGCAAATCAAACATATCCAGATGCTCGAAGACATGAACAAAAAAGGTGATTTCACCTATTTTGGTCGTAAAGACGAATCCACCGCCAAGTTCTATAACGGTGATTGCGCGATGACCACCGCGTCTTCCGGTTCTCTGGCTGATATCCGTCAGTATTCCAAATTCAACTACGGCGTAGGCATGATGCCTTACGACGCAGACGTCAAAGGCGCACCACAGAACGCCATCATCGGCGGTGCAAGCCTGTGGGTGATGAACGGTAAAGACAAAGACACCTACAAAGGCGTTGCCGAATTCCTGCAATTCCTGACCACACCGGAAATCGCCGCTGAATGGCACCAGAAAACCGGTTATCTGCCGGTGACCACTGCCGCGTATGAGCTGACCAAAAAAGAAGGCTTCTACGAGAAGAACCCGGGTTCTGACGTTGCCACCCGCCAGATGCTGAACAAACCGCCATTACCGTTCACCAAAGGTCTGCGTCTGGGCAACATGCCACAGATTCGTACCATCGTGGACGAGGAACTGGAAAGCGTCTGGAGCGGCAAGAAAACGGCGAAAGAAGCGTTAGATACAGCGGTACAGCGCGGGAATTTATTACTGCGTCGCTTCGAAGCCTCTACCAAGTAA
- the ugpA gene encoding sn-glycerol-3-phosphate ABC transporter permease UgpA, whose amino-acid sequence MSSHRPGFGCSWLPYALVLPQLLITAIFFLWPAGQALWYSVQTLDPFGLSSTFAGMTNFTQLFQDPYYLDSFYTTLKFSFMVAFFGLVLSLFFAALVDHVIRGSRIYQTLMILPYAVAPAVAAVLWMFLFSPGLGLISHFLGSIGYNWNHAQNSGQAMFLVVLASVWKQISYNFLFFLAALQSIPKSLVEAAAIDGAGPVRRFFNLVLPLISPVSFFLLVVNLVYAFFDTFPVIDAATGGGPVQATTTLIYKVYREGFSGLDLSSSAAQSVILMMLVIGLTFIQFRFVERKVRYQ is encoded by the coding sequence ATGAGTTCACACCGTCCCGGTTTTGGTTGCAGCTGGCTGCCTTACGCACTGGTATTGCCGCAGCTGCTGATCACCGCGATATTCTTCCTGTGGCCTGCGGGGCAGGCGCTGTGGTATTCGGTGCAGACGCTGGATCCGTTCGGGCTTTCCAGCACTTTTGCGGGCATGACGAACTTCACGCAGCTGTTTCAGGATCCGTACTATCTCGACTCCTTCTACACCACGCTGAAATTCAGCTTTATGGTGGCCTTTTTCGGGCTGGTGCTGTCGCTGTTTTTCGCCGCGCTGGTCGATCACGTTATTCGCGGTAGCCGGATTTATCAGACGCTGATGATCCTGCCGTACGCCGTTGCGCCCGCTGTGGCCGCCGTATTGTGGATGTTCCTCTTCAGCCCCGGCCTTGGCCTGATTTCGCATTTCCTCGGTTCTATCGGCTACAACTGGAACCACGCGCAAAACAGCGGTCAGGCGATGTTCCTGGTCGTGCTCGCGTCGGTCTGGAAGCAAATCAGCTACAACTTCCTGTTCTTTCTGGCGGCGTTGCAGTCGATCCCGAAATCGCTGGTGGAAGCGGCGGCTATCGACGGCGCGGGCCCTGTGCGACGTTTCTTCAATCTGGTGTTACCGCTGATTTCGCCGGTCAGTTTCTTCCTGCTGGTGGTAAATCTGGTCTACGCCTTTTTTGATACGTTCCCGGTAATTGACGCCGCGACGGGCGGTGGCCCGGTTCAGGCAACCACAACCCTGATTTACAAAGTCTACCGCGAAGGTTTCTCCGGTCTGGACTTATCCAGTTCCGCTGCGCAGTCCGTCATTCTGATGATGCTGGTGATCGGCCTGACGTTCATTCAGTTCCGCTTTGTCGAGCGTAAGGTGCGTTACCAATGA
- the ugpE gene encoding sn-glycerol-3-phosphate ABC transporter permease UgpE yields the protein MIENRRGLDIFSHLMLLLGVLVILFPLYVAFVAASLDNKQIFDVPMTLIPGGHLWENISTIWTQGAGNNSPAFGRLLINSFIMAMVITVGKISVSMLSAYAIVYFRFPLRNLFFWLIFMTLMLPVEVRIFPTVQVIANLHMLDSYTGLTLPLMASATATFLFRQFFMTLPDELLEAARIDGAGAMRFFWDIVLPLSKTNLAALFVITFIYGWNQYLWPILITSDASMGTAVAGIKSMISSGDGSTQWNQVMAAMILTLLPPLAVVLLMQRWFVRGLVDSEK from the coding sequence ATGATTGAAAACCGCAGAGGGCTGGATATTTTCAGCCACCTCATGTTGCTGCTCGGCGTGCTGGTGATTTTGTTCCCGCTGTACGTCGCGTTTGTGGCGGCGTCGCTGGATAACAAACAGATTTTCGACGTGCCAATGACGCTGATCCCCGGCGGTCATTTGTGGGAAAACATCAGCACCATCTGGACGCAGGGCGCGGGTAACAACAGCCCGGCATTTGGCCGCCTGCTGATCAACAGTTTTATTATGGCGATGGTGATTACCGTCGGGAAAATATCGGTCTCAATGCTCTCAGCTTACGCGATTGTCTATTTCCGTTTCCCGCTGCGTAACCTGTTCTTTTGGCTGATTTTCATGACGCTGATGCTGCCGGTGGAAGTGCGTATTTTCCCGACCGTTCAGGTGATCGCCAATCTGCATATGCTCGACAGCTACACCGGCCTGACGTTACCGCTGATGGCGTCGGCAACGGCGACGTTCCTGTTCCGCCAGTTCTTTATGACCCTGCCGGATGAGCTGCTCGAAGCGGCACGTATCGACGGCGCGGGCGCGATGCGCTTCTTCTGGGACATCGTGCTGCCGCTGTCTAAAACCAATCTGGCCGCACTGTTCGTCATCACCTTTATCTATGGCTGGAACCAGTATCTGTGGCCGATTCTGATCACCAGTGATGCCTCGATGGGCACGGCGGTGGCGGGGATTAAAAGCATGATCTCCTCAGGCGACGGCTCGACCCAATGGAATCAGGTGATGGCAGCCATGATCCTAACCTTATTGCCACCGCTGGCGGTGGTGCTCCTGATGCAGCGCTGGTTTGTGCGCGGTCTGGTAGACAGTGAGAAGTAA
- a CDS encoding sn-glycerol-3-phosphate import ATP-binding protein UgpC, giving the protein MANLKLQAVTKSYDGKNQIIQSIDLDVADGEFIVMVGPSGCGKSTLLRMVAGLERTTSGDIYINDQRVTDLEPKDRGIAMVFQNYALYPHMSVFDNMAYGLKIRGFGKAQIQARVEEAARILELGPLLKRKPRELSGGQRQRVAMGRAIVREPAVFLFDEPLSNLDAKLRVQMRLELQDLHRRLRTTSLYVTHDQVEAMTLAERVIVMNKGIAEQIGTPSEVYRRPASLFVASFIGSPAMNLLPGQLTTDGTSLVMEGGFELPLPVPRPEWGGRELTVGIRPEHIQMTDDTQNGIPMVLNTLELLGADNLAHGKLAGSGVVVRLSHEVFPATGSLLRLVFPTKALHFFDTNSGLRME; this is encoded by the coding sequence ATGGCAAATTTGAAATTACAGGCAGTGACCAAGTCTTACGACGGCAAAAACCAGATTATCCAGAGCATTGATCTGGACGTGGCCGACGGTGAATTCATCGTCATGGTCGGGCCATCCGGTTGCGGGAAATCCACGCTCCTGCGTATGGTGGCCGGGCTGGAGCGCACGACGTCCGGTGATATTTACATTAACGACCAGCGCGTCACCGATCTGGAGCCGAAAGATCGCGGCATTGCGATGGTGTTCCAGAACTACGCGCTGTATCCGCACATGAGCGTGTTCGACAATATGGCATACGGCCTGAAAATCCGCGGTTTCGGCAAGGCCCAGATCCAGGCGCGCGTGGAAGAAGCGGCGCGAATTCTCGAACTCGGCCCGCTGCTGAAACGTAAACCGCGCGAGCTTTCCGGCGGTCAGCGTCAGCGCGTCGCGATGGGGCGCGCCATTGTGCGTGAACCGGCGGTTTTCCTGTTCGACGAACCGCTCTCAAACCTTGATGCCAAACTGCGCGTCCAGATGCGCCTCGAATTGCAGGATTTGCATCGCCGCCTGCGCACCACCAGTTTGTATGTCACGCACGATCAGGTTGAGGCGATGACGCTGGCAGAACGCGTCATTGTGATGAACAAAGGTATCGCCGAGCAGATTGGCACGCCGTCGGAAGTTTATCGCCGTCCGGCCAGCCTGTTTGTCGCCAGTTTTATCGGCTCTCCGGCCATGAATTTACTGCCCGGCCAGCTGACCACTGACGGCACGTCGCTGGTGATGGAAGGCGGTTTTGAGCTTCCGCTGCCGGTTCCGCGCCCGGAATGGGGCGGCCGCGAACTGACGGTCGGCATTCGCCCTGAACATATTCAGATGACGGACGACACGCAAAACGGCATTCCGATGGTGCTCAATACGCTGGAATTGCTGGGCGCAGATAATCTGGCGCACGGCAAACTGGCGGGCAGCGGCGTTGTGGTGCGTTTATCGCATGAAGTATTTCCTGCCACCGGTTCGCTGTTACGCTTGGTTTTCCCGACGAAAGCGTTACACTTTTTCGATACCAACAGCGGATTACGGATGGAATGA
- the ugpQ gene encoding glycerophosphodiester phosphodiesterase, with product MKAWPYPRIVAHRGGGALAPENTLAAIDVGAKYGHTMIEFDAKLAQDGEIFLLHDDTLNRTSNGWGVAGELPWEKLERLDAGDWFGAEFKGEKLPLLSQVAERCARHNMMVNIEIKPTTGLNEKTGTDVALAARELWKNQAVPPLLSSFEFDALVAAKKAAPELPRGLLIDTWHENWKALTDELECASLHLNHKLLNEERVKAIKAAGLHILVYTVNNPDRARELLRWGVDCICTDKIDVIGPDFE from the coding sequence ATGAAAGCCTGGCCTTATCCTCGCATTGTGGCGCACCGCGGTGGCGGTGCTCTGGCACCGGAAAACACGCTGGCGGCTATCGACGTGGGCGCGAAATACGGTCACACGATGATCGAATTTGACGCCAAACTGGCGCAGGATGGCGAAATTTTCTTACTGCACGATGACACGCTGAACCGCACCAGTAATGGCTGGGGCGTGGCGGGCGAATTGCCGTGGGAAAAACTCGAACGGCTCGACGCCGGTGACTGGTTCGGCGCAGAGTTCAAAGGAGAAAAACTCCCGCTGCTGTCGCAGGTCGCCGAACGTTGTGCGCGCCACAACATGATGGTGAATATCGAAATCAAACCGACGACCGGGCTGAATGAAAAAACCGGAACCGACGTCGCGCTGGCCGCCCGTGAACTGTGGAAAAACCAGGCCGTGCCGCCGCTGCTTTCTTCCTTTGAATTCGATGCGCTGGTCGCCGCCAAAAAAGCTGCTCCTGAGCTTCCGCGCGGTCTGCTGATCGACACATGGCACGAAAACTGGAAAGCGCTGACCGACGAACTGGAATGCGCGTCGCTGCATCTCAATCACAAACTGCTCAATGAAGAACGCGTGAAAGCGATCAAAGCCGCCGGGCTGCATATTCTGGTGTATACCGTGAATAACCCGGACCGCGCCCGCGAGTTACTGCGCTGGGGCGTGGATTGCATCTGTACGGATAAGATTGATGTGATCGGGCCGGATTTTGAGTAA
- a CDS encoding DUF2756 domain-containing protein, with protein MENNQMKFMHGIIAALPLLFAVHTASAVEKVPNPNDPLLTNPSQQRMQQQQQVNQQMQKRQQEQDLRSSQQQQQLKLRSQIQSNQQRLQIQQNNQTLNQKLNQTP; from the coding sequence ATGGAGAATAACCAAATGAAATTCATGCATGGAATCATCGCCGCCCTGCCGTTGTTGTTCGCCGTTCATACGGCCAGCGCGGTCGAGAAAGTGCCTAATCCGAACGATCCGCTGCTGACCAATCCGTCACAACAACGGATGCAGCAACAGCAGCAGGTTAATCAGCAGATGCAAAAGCGTCAGCAGGAACAGGATCTGCGCAGCAGCCAGCAACAGCAGCAACTTAAGCTGAGATCACAAATTCAGAGCAACCAGCAACGGTTGCAGATCCAGCAGAATAACCAGACGCTGAATCAGAAGTTAAATCAGACGCCTTAA
- a CDS encoding carboxylate/amino acid/amine transporter, with amino-acid sequence MPLLIITTILWAFSFSLIGVYLAGQVDSVFAVLVRLGLAALVFLPFLRWKGHQLTTILLYMAVGAMQLGIMYLISFEAYLYLSVPEFLLFTVMTPLYVTLIYDLISGRKIRIGYALSALLAVAGAAIIRYDHISEHFIIGLLLVQAANICFAIGQVGYKRLMETRPVPQHTAFSWFYIGALMCAVVAWFLWGNPQKLPTTDLQWGILVWLGIGASGLGYFMWNYGATQVDAGTLGIMNNFHVPAGLLVNLAIWQQQPHWPSFILGAAVIMSSLWVHRRWVVPRREQTADDRTRAAAPNE; translated from the coding sequence GTGCCTTTACTTATTATCACCACTATTTTGTGGGCCTTTTCGTTCAGCCTGATCGGGGTTTATCTGGCCGGACAGGTCGACAGCGTCTTCGCCGTGCTGGTCCGTTTAGGGCTGGCGGCGCTGGTCTTCCTGCCGTTCCTGCGCTGGAAAGGCCATCAGCTCACCACCATTTTGCTGTATATGGCGGTCGGCGCGATGCAGCTTGGCATCATGTATCTCATCAGCTTTGAAGCGTATCTGTACCTGTCGGTGCCGGAATTCCTGCTGTTTACGGTGATGACGCCGCTGTACGTGACGCTGATTTATGACCTGATCAGCGGGCGCAAAATCCGTATCGGCTACGCGCTGAGCGCGCTGCTGGCGGTGGCCGGTGCGGCGATTATCCGTTACGACCACATCAGCGAACATTTCATCATTGGCCTGCTGCTGGTGCAGGCGGCGAACATCTGTTTTGCCATCGGTCAGGTGGGATACAAACGACTGATGGAAACCCGTCCGGTGCCGCAACATACGGCGTTTTCGTGGTTTTATATCGGTGCGCTGATGTGTGCCGTCGTGGCCTGGTTCTTGTGGGGGAATCCGCAAAAACTGCCGACCACGGATCTGCAATGGGGCATTCTGGTGTGGCTGGGGATTGGCGCGTCGGGGCTGGGGTATTTCATGTGGAACTACGGGGCTACGCAGGTGGACGCCGGAACGCTGGGGATTATGAACAACTTTCACGTCCCGGCCGGGCTGCTGGTCAATCTGGCGATCTGGCAGCAGCAGCCTCACTGGCCGAGTTTTATCCTCGGTGCGGCGGTGATTATGTCCTCACTGTGGGTACACCGGCGTTGGGTCGTGCCGCGTCGCGAACAAACGGCAGATGATCGCACGCGTGCTGCCGCGCCGAACGAATAA
- the metR gene encoding HTH-type transcriptional regulator MetR: protein MIELKHLRTLQALRNTGSLAAAASQLHQTQSALSHQFSDLEQRLGFRLFVRKSQPLRFTPQGEIMLNLAEQVLPQIQQALQACNEPHQTSLRIAIECHSCIQWLTPALDNFHQSWPQVVMDFKSGVTFDPQPALQQGELDIVLTSDILPRSGLHYSPMFDYEVRLVLAPDHPLAAKTVITPEDLSTETLMIYPVQRQRLDIWRHFLQPAGVSPSLKSVDNTLLLIQMVSARMGIAALPHWVVESFERQGLVVTKTLGEGLWSRLFAAVRDGEQRQPVTEAFIRSARQHACDHLPFVRDAARPNAGVPTVRT from the coding sequence ATGATCGAACTGAAACACCTGCGAACGTTGCAAGCACTGCGCAACACCGGGTCACTGGCCGCCGCCGCCTCGCAGCTTCATCAGACACAATCGGCCCTGTCGCATCAGTTCAGCGACCTTGAGCAGCGGCTGGGTTTCAGGTTGTTCGTGCGGAAGAGTCAGCCGCTGCGGTTTACGCCACAGGGCGAAATCATGCTGAATCTGGCAGAACAGGTGCTGCCGCAAATCCAGCAGGCGTTGCAGGCGTGCAATGAGCCGCACCAGACTTCACTGCGCATCGCGATTGAATGCCACAGCTGTATTCAGTGGCTGACGCCCGCGCTGGATAACTTCCACCAGAGCTGGCCGCAGGTGGTGATGGATTTCAAATCCGGCGTGACGTTTGACCCGCAACCCGCACTGCAACAGGGTGAGCTGGATATCGTGCTGACCTCCGATATTCTGCCGCGCAGCGGTTTGCACTATTCCCCGATGTTCGATTATGAAGTCCGTCTGGTGCTGGCACCGGATCATCCGCTGGCGGCGAAAACCGTGATTACGCCGGAAGATTTAAGTACAGAAACCCTGATGATTTATCCGGTTCAGCGTCAGCGTCTGGATATCTGGCGGCATTTTCTGCAACCGGCAGGCGTCAGCCCGTCGCTGAAAAGCGTCGATAACACGTTGTTACTGATTCAGATGGTGTCGGCGAGAATGGGGATTGCGGCGTTACCGCACTGGGTGGTGGAGAGTTTTGAGCGCCAGGGCCTCGTCGTGACTAAGACCCTGGGCGAAGGTTTATGGAGCCGTCTGTTCGCCGCCGTGCGCGACGGCGAACAGCGTCAGCCCGTCACCGAAGCGTTTATTCGTTCGGCGCGGCAGCACGCGTGCGATCATCTGCCGTTTGTTCGCGACGCGGCACGACCCAACGCCGGTGTACCCACAGTGAGGACATAA
- the metE gene encoding 5-methyltetrahydropteroyltriglutamate--homocysteine S-methyltransferase — protein sequence MTILNHTLGFPRVGLRRELKKAQESYWAGNATQEALLATGRELRARHWKQQTEAGVDQVPVGDFAWYDHVLTTSLLLGNVPARHQNADGSVDLDTLFRLGRGRAPTGKPAAAAEMTKWFNTNYHYMVPEFVKGQKFKLTWTQLLEEVDEALALGHKVKPVLLGPLTYLWLGKVKGEQFDRLSLLNDILPVYQQVLAELAKRNIEWVQIDEPALVLELPPEWLEAYKPAYTALQQSKIKLLLTTYFDSVGHNLDTIRQLPVQGLHIDAVAGRDDLQTVINALPKDWLISLGVINGRNVWRADLSTWFDRLKPLVEGRNIWIGSSCSLLHSPIDLSVESRLDEEVKSWFAFALQKCAELSLLTSALNNPTAEAQQKLAEYSAPIRARRESARVHNAAVGKRVAAITAADIERPNVYTTRAVAQRARFNLPAWPTTTIGSFPQTTEIRGLRLDFKQGRLDNNKYRTGISEHIRQAIKEQERLDIDVLVHGEAERNDMVEYFGEHLDGFVFTQNGWVQSYGSRCVKPPVIIGDVSRPEAITVEWAKYAQSLTEKPVKGMLTGPLTILCWSFPREDVSRETIAKQIGLALRDEVEDLEKAGIGIIQIDEPALREGLPLRRSEWKAYLRWAVDAFKLNAAIASDDTQIHTHMCYCEFNDIMDSIAALDADVITIETSRSDMDLLESFKDFEYPNEIGPGVYDIHSPNVPSVEWIEDLLRKAADRIPAERLWVNPDCGLKTRGWPETRESLENMVKAAKRLRAEKR from the coding sequence ATGACGATACTGAATCACACTCTGGGTTTTCCACGCGTTGGTCTGCGTCGTGAGCTGAAAAAAGCACAAGAAAGCTACTGGGCGGGCAACGCCACTCAGGAAGCACTGCTGGCAACCGGCCGTGAACTGCGCGCCCGTCACTGGAAACAACAAACTGAAGCAGGCGTGGATCAGGTGCCGGTGGGCGATTTCGCCTGGTACGATCACGTACTGACCACCAGCCTCTTGCTGGGAAACGTGCCTGCACGTCACCAGAATGCTGACGGTTCTGTGGATCTCGATACCTTATTCCGTCTTGGCCGTGGCCGCGCACCGACCGGTAAACCGGCTGCTGCTGCGGAAATGACCAAATGGTTCAACACCAACTATCACTACATGGTGCCGGAGTTTGTGAAAGGCCAGAAATTCAAACTGACCTGGACACAGCTGCTGGAAGAAGTGGACGAAGCGCTGGCGCTCGGCCACAAAGTGAAACCTGTCCTGCTCGGGCCGCTGACTTACCTGTGGCTCGGCAAAGTGAAAGGCGAGCAATTTGACCGTCTTTCCCTGCTTAACGACATTCTGCCTGTTTACCAGCAGGTGCTGGCTGAACTGGCCAAACGCAACATCGAATGGGTGCAGATTGATGAACCTGCACTGGTTCTGGAATTGCCACCGGAATGGCTGGAGGCGTACAAACCGGCTTACACCGCGCTGCAACAAAGTAAAATCAAACTGCTGCTGACGACTTATTTCGACAGCGTCGGCCATAACCTCGACACTATCCGCCAGTTGCCGGTTCAGGGACTGCACATTGATGCGGTTGCCGGTCGCGATGACCTGCAAACCGTGATCAACGCGCTGCCAAAAGACTGGCTGATTTCTCTGGGCGTGATCAATGGCCGTAACGTCTGGCGTGCAGATCTGAGCACCTGGTTTGACCGTCTGAAGCCGCTGGTAGAAGGCCGCAATATCTGGATCGGCAGCTCATGTTCGCTTCTGCACAGCCCGATCGACTTAAGCGTCGAAAGCCGCCTGGATGAAGAAGTGAAAAGCTGGTTCGCCTTTGCCCTGCAAAAATGCGCCGAGCTGTCACTGCTGACCTCGGCACTGAACAACCCGACCGCAGAAGCACAGCAAAAACTGGCGGAATACAGCGCGCCAATCCGCGCCCGCCGCGAATCTGCGCGTGTACATAACGCAGCCGTCGGAAAACGTGTTGCGGCGATTACGGCGGCGGACATTGAACGTCCAAACGTTTACACGACGCGTGCCGTTGCGCAGCGTGCCCGCTTCAATCTGCCTGCATGGCCAACGACCACAATCGGTTCGTTCCCGCAAACCACCGAAATCCGTGGCCTGCGCCTGGACTTCAAACAGGGCCGTCTGGACAACAACAAATATCGTACCGGCATCAGCGAACACATCCGCCAGGCCATTAAAGAACAGGAACGTCTGGATATTGATGTGCTGGTTCACGGTGAAGCTGAACGTAACGACATGGTGGAATACTTCGGTGAACATCTGGACGGTTTTGTGTTCACGCAAAACGGCTGGGTACAAAGCTACGGTTCCCGCTGCGTCAAACCGCCGGTGATCATCGGCGACGTCAGCCGCCCGGAAGCGATCACCGTTGAGTGGGCGAAATACGCACAGTCGCTGACCGAAAAACCGGTGAAAGGCATGCTGACCGGCCCGCTGACCATTCTTTGCTGGTCGTTCCCGCGTGAGGACGTCAGCCGTGAAACCATCGCGAAGCAGATCGGTCTGGCGCTGCGTGACGAAGTGGAAGATCTGGAAAAAGCCGGTATCGGCATCATCCAGATTGATGAACCGGCACTGCGCGAAGGCCTGCCGCTGCGCCGCTCAGAATGGAAGGCGTACCTGCGCTGGGCAGTCGATGCCTTCAAACTGAACGCCGCGATTGCCAGCGATGACACGCAGATCCACACCCACATGTGTTACTGCGAATTCAACGACATCATGGATTCCATTGCCGCGCTGGATGCTGACGTGATCACCATCGAAACCTCCCGTTCCGATATGGATCTGCTGGAGTCATTCAAAGACTTCGAATACCCGAACGAAATCGGGCCGGGCGTTTACGACATTCACTCGCCGAACGTGCCCAGCGTGGAATGGATTGAAGATTTACTGCGCAAAGCGGCGGATCGTATCCCGGCAGAACGCCTGTGGGTCAACCCGGACTGTGGCCTGAAAACCCGCGGCTGGCCGGAAACCCGCGAATCGCTGGAAAACATGGTGAAAGCCGCCAAGCGTCTGCGCGCAGAAAAACGCTGA
- a CDS encoding response regulator transcription factor, translated as MNILIVDPLPLFIQGMTAGLKNTMPDICVDGVNQCEGIWDILATIPISVMLIDGEMENSSQLILLDDIAARYPNIRIIVMLMRVRKDSLRRFLEHHAVAVVSKEASMDTIFQVIKTACCGMVCIPHSESVWDMDSEQALLTKLSDRQREVLRLIAAGESNKQISRLLNISAGTVKSHLESIYRRLNVKNRTQAAMIMSADE; from the coding sequence ATGAACATACTCATTGTTGATCCGTTGCCACTTTTTATACAGGGAATGACGGCTGGCCTCAAAAATACAATGCCGGACATCTGTGTCGATGGCGTAAATCAGTGCGAAGGTATTTGGGATATATTGGCGACAATACCTATTTCCGTCATGCTGATTGACGGCGAAATGGAGAATAGTTCGCAGCTTATCTTGCTTGATGATATTGCCGCCCGATATCCTAATATTCGTATCATCGTGATGTTAATGAGGGTGAGGAAAGACTCACTGCGGCGCTTCCTGGAACACCATGCCGTTGCGGTGGTATCGAAAGAGGCGTCAATGGACACGATTTTTCAGGTAATAAAAACGGCCTGCTGCGGGATGGTCTGTATTCCGCACAGCGAAAGCGTCTGGGATATGGACAGTGAGCAGGCGTTATTGACAAAATTAAGCGATCGTCAGCGGGAAGTGTTAAGGCTTATTGCCGCCGGTGAATCAAATAAACAAATAAGTCGCCTTCTTAATATCAGTGCCGGAACCGTGAAGTCACACCTTGAATCTATTTATCGTCGTCTGAATGTGAAAAACAGAACTCAGGCTGCGATGATAATGTCTGCAGATGAGTAA
- a CDS encoding ribonuclease domain-containing protein: MHSRRNALSGLFPKLTALSFLVLLTSTAYAADKINCDTAVHDTNQQLESNNNKPVNDEAGLVKLLRTLNKDDVLPVQYVTTEYAKKQGWSGNPQDSLWKVWVLNKKEIGGDSIQIPEQKSGEKWYSADLESVRGLRSAKRLIYSPQRQERYLTTNDNTSRIIIKACI; this comes from the coding sequence ATGCATTCTCGCCGAAACGCTTTATCCGGGTTATTCCCGAAACTCACTGCTTTATCTTTTTTAGTATTATTGACATCAACGGCGTATGCCGCCGATAAAATAAATTGCGATACTGCCGTTCATGATACCAATCAGCAACTGGAAAGTAATAATAACAAACCCGTTAATGATGAAGCAGGTCTGGTGAAATTATTACGGACTCTCAACAAAGATGACGTTTTGCCTGTGCAATATGTCACCACGGAATATGCTAAGAAACAGGGCTGGAGCGGAAACCCTCAGGACTCTCTCTGGAAAGTCTGGGTGCTGAATAAGAAAGAAATTGGCGGTGACAGCATTCAGATCCCGGAGCAAAAAAGCGGCGAAAAATGGTACAGCGCCGATCTGGAATCAGTACGCGGATTACGCAGTGCAAAGCGTCTTATTTATTCACCCCAACGACAGGAGCGTTATTTAACCACAAATGACAACACATCCAGAATTATCATTAAAGCGTGTATTTAA